The proteins below come from a single Chitinophaga pinensis DSM 2588 genomic window:
- the nirD gene encoding nitrite reductase small subunit NirD encodes MSVAISTSTTIAWFYACNVNDVPNNGGVCVKYDEVQIALFRFARRDAWYATQNLCPHRQQMALSRGMTGTHNGEPKVACPFHKKTFSLEDGRCLSDDTECSLTTYPVKVEGDSVYIGIMQEA; translated from the coding sequence ATGTCAGTCGCCATTAGCACAAGCACAACAATAGCATGGTTCTATGCCTGTAATGTAAACGACGTTCCCAATAACGGAGGCGTGTGTGTAAAATATGATGAAGTACAGATTGCCCTGTTCCGGTTCGCACGCCGCGATGCCTGGTACGCTACACAGAACCTTTGTCCGCATCGTCAGCAGATGGCCCTCAGCCGTGGCATGACCGGTACGCATAACGGCGAGCCTAAAGTGGCCTGCCCTTTCCATAAAAAAACATTTTCACTGGAAGACGGGCGTTGCCTGTCGGACGATACAGAATGTTCCCTGACCACTTACCCTGTAAAAGTAGAGGGTGACAGTGTCTACATCGGGATCATGCAGGAAGCATAA
- a CDS encoding alginate export family protein, translated as MKRLFSAGVCCLLCMLFFTPSAWAQFTVGAQLRTRSEFRDGQAAPLPKDASPAFFTSQRTRLSAGFSGYRFKLGATIQDVRVWGQDASTINRTTTQDNNALILHEAWAEIMLLDTVVKNKSLNLKIGRQEIVYDDSRLLGNLEWLQQGRRHDAAVLKYETGPYTLHLGAAFNQNRENTAGTVYNPTPPGNYTANTNGAAMYKSLEYLYAGKKLGKGSLSLLFLADQFSKFHPDSTGVKIWDKGVHTRMTTGLYYNNTLDKLTLTAAGYYQFGKNANAQDLSAGLLSAAFQYQLCSTFSAGLGADYTTGGIGTDGTSHAFDPLYGTPHKFWGYMDYFYVASAFGNRGLQDYYLKTKYKPNSKFQLSADLHQFYSASDIPDNLSRKFGTEADLVANYALTKVISFEAGYSHFWNTISLTSPGVKNVGNAASNSNWAYVMVIIRPEMVVQKLGITN; from the coding sequence ATGAAACGACTATTCTCGGCAGGCGTTTGCTGCCTGCTATGCATGCTCTTTTTCACTCCCTCCGCGTGGGCACAGTTCACCGTAGGGGCCCAACTCCGAACGCGTTCGGAATTCCGGGACGGACAGGCAGCTCCGCTGCCAAAAGACGCCTCCCCGGCATTCTTCACCTCGCAACGTACCCGCCTCTCAGCAGGATTCAGCGGTTACCGTTTTAAACTGGGCGCCACTATTCAGGACGTCCGGGTATGGGGACAGGACGCATCGACCATTAACAGGACGACCACACAAGACAATAACGCCCTGATACTACACGAAGCCTGGGCGGAAATTATGCTGCTGGACACCGTCGTGAAAAACAAAAGCCTCAACCTGAAGATAGGCCGGCAGGAAATTGTCTATGACGACAGTCGTCTGCTGGGTAACCTGGAATGGTTACAGCAAGGCAGAAGACACGATGCAGCTGTACTGAAATATGAAACCGGCCCGTATACATTGCATCTGGGCGCGGCTTTCAATCAGAACAGGGAAAACACGGCCGGTACCGTGTACAATCCGACACCACCGGGCAATTATACCGCCAATACCAATGGCGCTGCGATGTACAAAAGCCTGGAGTACCTGTACGCAGGAAAGAAATTAGGAAAAGGAAGTCTGTCCCTGCTCTTTCTCGCGGATCAGTTCTCAAAATTCCATCCTGACAGCACAGGCGTCAAGATCTGGGACAAAGGCGTACACACCCGTATGACTACCGGACTTTACTATAACAACACTCTTGATAAGCTCACCCTGACCGCCGCAGGGTACTACCAGTTCGGAAAAAATGCCAATGCACAAGACTTGAGTGCAGGGCTGCTGTCAGCCGCTTTCCAATACCAGCTGTGCAGTACATTCAGCGCAGGTTTAGGCGCTGATTATACCACCGGCGGTATTGGCACTGACGGTACCAGTCATGCATTTGATCCGCTGTATGGTACGCCGCATAAGTTCTGGGGATATATGGACTACTTCTATGTAGCCAGCGCTTTCGGTAACAGAGGTCTGCAGGACTATTACCTGAAAACGAAATACAAACCCAATTCAAAATTTCAGCTGAGCGCTGACCTGCACCAATTCTACAGTGCCAGCGATATACCGGATAACCTCAGCAGGAAATTCGGTACAGAGGCAGACCTGGTAGCCAATTATGCGCTGACCAAAGTCATCTCATTCGAAGCAGGATACAGCCATTTCTGGAATACTATTTCACTCACTTCGCCAGGTGTAAAGAATGTTGGTAATGCGGCCAGTAATAGTAACTGGGCATATGTGATGGTGATTATCAGACCGGAAATGGTCGTTCAGAAATTAGGAATTACGAATTAG
- the nirB gene encoding nitrite reductase large subunit NirB, translated as MKIVIIGNGMVSYKFCEKIISRIPAGTAEIVVFGEEPRPAYDRVHLSEFFAGKTADDLLMAPADWYAANDITLHLGDPVQQIDRSNKTVHSYKGITEAYDYLIIATGSSAFVPPIPGVDKKGVFIYRTIEDLELMRDYAPRAKRGVVIGGGLLGLEAAKAMLDLGITDTHVIEFAPRLMPRQIDESGSRILEQQLNQLGLVIHTNKNTSEVLGGDTITGLQFADETHLAADMLVISAGIKPRDELAKLSGLETGHRGGILVNEYMQTTDPEIYAIGECALYNGMIYGLVAPGYEMAEVVATHIYNSLAAAPVPEKTFTGFDMSTKLKLIGVDVASFGDPFAPADTCRSIVFEDTMKGVYKRISITNDGKHLLGGILIGDADAYNMLLQTAKNKVILPPNPEDVLLGARGGSQETGAGVLGLPDDAIICSCESITKGDICTAVEAGNETLDAIKKCTKAATCCGGCTPMVKDLITGTMKAQGKYIRNVICEHFAYSRQELYDLIRIKNIRAFDEALDHYGAGDGCEVCKPVVASIMASLWNDMILDKGNDTVQDSNDRFLANIQKGGTYSVVPRIPGGEITPAKLLVIAQVALKYNLYTKITGGQRIDLFGAHLDDLPNIWEELIDAGFESGHAYGKALRTVKSCVGSTWCRFGLHDSVTFAIQIEERYRGLRAPHKLKSAVSGCIRECAEAQSKDFGIIATEKGWNLYVCGNGGSKPQHAILLASDLDSATCIRYIDRFLMFYIKTADPLTRTATWLNKLDGGISYLRNVVVNDSLGIAAELEAEMQGLVDRYKCEWREVVESPELRKRFSHFVNAPGTKDPTVKFDNLREQKKAAEWK; from the coding sequence ATGAAAATTGTAATTATAGGCAATGGCATGGTCAGCTACAAATTTTGTGAGAAAATAATCTCCAGAATCCCTGCAGGTACAGCTGAGATCGTAGTTTTTGGCGAGGAACCCCGTCCCGCATACGACCGTGTCCATTTAAGCGAATTTTTTGCCGGCAAAACAGCAGACGATCTTTTAATGGCGCCGGCTGACTGGTATGCTGCCAACGATATTACCCTCCACCTGGGCGATCCTGTTCAGCAAATTGACCGCTCCAACAAAACCGTTCATTCCTATAAAGGTATCACGGAAGCCTATGACTATCTCATTATAGCCACCGGCTCCTCCGCTTTTGTACCTCCAATCCCTGGCGTGGACAAAAAAGGCGTATTCATCTACCGTACCATAGAAGACCTGGAACTCATGCGGGACTATGCGCCCCGCGCTAAAAGAGGCGTCGTGATAGGTGGCGGTCTGCTGGGTCTTGAAGCGGCTAAAGCTATGCTGGACCTGGGCATTACAGATACGCACGTCATCGAATTTGCTCCCAGACTGATGCCACGCCAGATCGATGAAAGCGGCTCCCGCATTCTGGAACAGCAGTTAAACCAATTAGGCTTAGTTATTCACACCAATAAAAACACCAGCGAAGTACTGGGTGGAGATACCATCACCGGTTTACAATTTGCCGATGAAACCCACCTCGCTGCTGACATGCTGGTGATTTCTGCTGGTATCAAACCAAGAGATGAACTGGCAAAACTCAGCGGACTGGAAACAGGTCACCGGGGCGGTATTCTTGTCAATGAATACATGCAGACCACTGATCCTGAGATATATGCGATCGGAGAATGTGCTCTCTACAATGGCATGATCTACGGGTTGGTTGCTCCCGGTTACGAAATGGCAGAAGTAGTGGCTACACATATATATAATAGCCTGGCTGCAGCCCCTGTTCCTGAAAAGACCTTCACTGGCTTTGACATGAGCACCAAACTGAAACTGATCGGTGTGGACGTTGCCAGCTTCGGCGATCCCTTCGCTCCTGCTGATACCTGCCGGAGTATCGTGTTTGAAGATACAATGAAAGGCGTATACAAACGTATCAGTATTACCAATGACGGAAAACACCTCCTCGGCGGTATCCTGATCGGTGATGCAGATGCCTATAATATGCTGTTGCAGACCGCTAAAAATAAAGTCATCCTGCCGCCCAATCCGGAGGATGTACTGCTGGGCGCACGTGGTGGCAGTCAGGAAACAGGTGCAGGCGTACTGGGACTCCCCGATGACGCTATCATCTGTAGCTGCGAAAGCATTACCAAAGGCGATATCTGTACTGCCGTGGAAGCGGGCAACGAAACACTGGACGCTATTAAGAAATGTACCAAAGCTGCTACCTGCTGTGGTGGTTGTACACCGATGGTAAAAGACCTGATCACAGGTACCATGAAAGCACAGGGTAAATATATCCGTAACGTCATCTGTGAACACTTTGCTTACTCCCGTCAGGAACTGTATGACCTGATCCGTATCAAAAATATCCGTGCATTTGATGAAGCACTCGATCATTATGGTGCAGGTGACGGCTGTGAAGTATGCAAACCGGTAGTGGCTTCTATCATGGCCAGTCTCTGGAATGACATGATCCTCGATAAAGGCAATGATACCGTACAGGATTCCAATGACCGTTTCCTGGCGAATATCCAGAAAGGCGGTACCTACTCTGTCGTGCCACGCATTCCCGGAGGGGAAATCACCCCGGCCAAACTGCTGGTGATTGCACAGGTAGCCCTGAAATATAATCTGTACACCAAAATAACCGGCGGACAACGTATTGACCTCTTCGGCGCACATCTCGACGATCTGCCTAACATCTGGGAAGAACTGATCGATGCCGGCTTTGAAAGCGGCCACGCTTATGGTAAAGCCCTGCGTACGGTAAAAAGCTGTGTCGGTTCTACCTGGTGCCGTTTTGGGTTGCATGACAGTGTAACTTTTGCGATACAGATCGAAGAACGTTACCGTGGCTTACGCGCTCCTCATAAACTTAAATCCGCCGTATCCGGTTGTATCCGGGAATGTGCAGAAGCCCAGTCCAAAGACTTCGGCATCATTGCCACAGAAAAAGGCTGGAACCTGTATGTATGCGGCAACGGCGGTTCCAAACCACAACATGCCATACTGCTGGCTTCAGACCTGGATAGCGCAACCTGTATCCGTTATATCGACCGCTTCCTGATGTTCTACATCAAAACGGCTGATCCGCTGACCCGTACGGCTACCTGGCTGAATAAACTGGATGGTGGTATCAGTTATCTCCGCAATGTAGTGGTAAATGATAGTCTGGGTATTGCTGCCGAACTGGAAGCAGAAATGCAGGGACTTGTAGACAGATACAAATGCGAGTGGAGAGAAGTGGTAGAAAGTCCGGAACTGCGTAAGCGTTTCTCACATTTCGTCAATGCGCCGGGCACGAAAGATCCGACCGTAAAATTTGACAACCTGAGAGAGCAGAAGAAAGCTGCCGAATGGAAATAA
- a CDS encoding MFS transporter yields the protein MNTQPLNKLPLFTLNSVHMRTFHTTWLMFFVCFFGWFGLAPLMPTIREDLGLSKAQVGNIIIASVSSTIIARLIIGKLCDTWGPRKTAIRLLIAGSLPVFLVGLSKDYTTFLLFRLAIGVIGASFVITQFHTSMMFAPNIKGTANAVTGGWGNLGGGVTNMVMPLIFTAIVGFGYTKQEAWRFAMIVPGVMMLIVAWMYYKFTKDTPAGNFDEIGRNSDKTKSKTDWSILADWRIWALTLAYGMCFGMEITFDNVASLHFVDTFHLSQSSAGFWAGIFGFMNIFARALGGIVSDKIGAKSGMRGKGVLLACVLLLEGIGLLLFAQAGTLALAIISMLSFALFLKMANGATYGIVPFINEKNVGLVSGIVGAGGNLGGMLFGFLFKSESITYVEAFTYIGYIVIAVSVIVLLTRFIKKPVTEASTSTTGQVAFAD from the coding sequence ATGAACACACAACCTTTAAATAAACTGCCTCTCTTCACACTGAACTCGGTGCACATGCGCACCTTTCACACCACCTGGCTGATGTTCTTCGTCTGCTTCTTCGGATGGTTCGGCCTCGCGCCACTTATGCCTACGATCAGGGAAGACCTTGGTCTGAGCAAAGCACAGGTAGGGAATATCATTATTGCTTCAGTATCCAGTACAATCATCGCACGACTCATTATCGGTAAACTCTGTGATACCTGGGGACCCCGCAAAACAGCTATCAGGTTATTGATAGCAGGTTCGCTCCCGGTATTCCTGGTAGGACTTTCAAAAGATTACACCACATTCCTGCTGTTTCGTCTTGCCATCGGCGTTATCGGTGCATCTTTCGTAATTACACAGTTCCATACTTCCATGATGTTTGCCCCTAATATCAAAGGCACTGCCAATGCAGTAACCGGTGGATGGGGTAACCTGGGTGGCGGTGTAACCAACATGGTGATGCCATTGATATTTACAGCAATCGTAGGTTTCGGATATACCAAACAGGAAGCATGGCGCTTCGCAATGATCGTTCCTGGGGTGATGATGCTGATCGTGGCATGGATGTATTACAAGTTCACCAAGGATACACCTGCGGGCAACTTTGATGAAATCGGACGTAACAGCGATAAAACAAAATCAAAAACCGACTGGAGCATACTCGCTGACTGGCGTATATGGGCGCTGACACTGGCATATGGCATGTGCTTCGGTATGGAGATCACTTTTGATAACGTAGCCTCTTTACACTTTGTGGATACCTTCCATCTTTCACAAAGCAGCGCAGGTTTCTGGGCAGGCATATTCGGCTTCATGAACATCTTCGCGAGAGCGCTCGGAGGTATCGTATCTGATAAAATAGGCGCAAAATCAGGTATGCGCGGTAAAGGCGTACTGCTGGCTTGTGTGCTCTTACTGGAAGGAATCGGCCTCTTGCTGTTTGCACAGGCAGGTACCCTTGCACTGGCTATCATCTCCATGCTCAGCTTCGCCTTGTTCCTGAAAATGGCCAATGGCGCTACATATGGCATCGTTCCTTTTATCAACGAAAAGAACGTCGGATTGGTAAGTGGTATCGTAGGAGCAGGGGGCAACCTCGGTGGTATGCTGTTCGGCTTCCTCTTCAAATCGGAATCCATTACCTATGTAGAAGCATTCACCTACATCGGTTATATCGTGATCGCAGTATCTGTAATTGTACTGCTTACCCGATTCATTAAAAAACCAGTTACTGAAGCCAGCACCAGCACTACAGGGCAGGTAGCATTTGCAGATTAA